The following coding sequences lie in one Hippopotamus amphibius kiboko isolate mHipAmp2 chromosome 7, mHipAmp2.hap2, whole genome shotgun sequence genomic window:
- the USP44 gene encoding ubiquitin carboxyl-terminal hydrolase 44, whose translation MLTMDKCKHIGQLRLAQDHSILNPQKWHCVDCNTTESIWACLSCSHVACGRYIEEHALKHFQESSHPVALEVNEMYVFCYLCDAYVLNDNATGDLKLLRSTLTAIKSQNYHCTTRSGRVLRSMGTSDDSYFLHDGTQSLLQSEDQMYTALWHRRRILMGKIFRTWFEQSPTGRKRQEQFQEKIAKREVKKRRQELEYQVKAELESMPPRKSLRLQGLAQSTTVEIVPVQVPLQASASPAKDKIVSTSEDLRLKKASDSSVKRRPIVTPGVTGLRNLGNTCYMNSVLQVLSHLLIFRQCFLKLDLNRWLAVTASDKTRSSYKHPPDTVYQMTECQEKETGSVCSRHPSLSSGLSGGASKSRKMELIQPREPSSQYISLCHELHTLFQVMWSGKWALVSPFAMLHSVWRLIPAFRGYAQQDAQEFLCELLDKIQHELETTGTRLPALIPTSQRKLIKQVLNVVNNIFHGQLLSQVTCLACDNKSNTIEPFWDLSLEFPERYQCSGKDTASQPCLVTEMLAKFTETEALEGKIYVCDQCNSKRRRFSSKPVVLTEAQKQLMICHLPQVLRLHLKRFRWSGRNNREKIGVHVGFEEILNMEPYCCRESLESLRPECFIYDLSAVVMHHGKGFGSGHYTAYCYNSEGGFWVHCNDSKLSMCTMDEVCKAQAYILFYTQRVTENGHSKLLPAELLSGSQHPSEEADTSSNEIFS comes from the exons ATGCTAACGATGGATAAGTGCAAACACATTGGGCAGTTGCGGCTTGCTCAAGACCATTCCATCCTCAACCCTCAGAAATGGCATTGTGTAGACTGCAATACAACTGAGTCGATTTGGGCTTGCCTCAGCTGTTCCCATGTTGCCTGTGGAAGATACATTGAAGAACATGCACTCAAGCACTTTCAAGAAAGCAGTCATCCTGTTGCATTGGAGGTGAATGAGATGTATGTTTTTTGTTACCTTTGTGATGCTTATGTGCTTAATGATAACGCAACTGGAGACCTGAAGTTACTACGAAGTACATTAACTGCAATCAAAAGTCAAAATTATCACTGCACCACTCGTAGTGGAAGGGTTTTACGGTCTATGGGTACAAGTGATGATTCTTATTTCTTACATGATGGCACCCAATCTCTGCTTCAAAGTGAAGACCAAATGTATACTGCTCTTTGGCACAGGAGAAGGATACTTATGGGTAAAATCTTTCGAACTTGGTTTGAACAGTCACCCACTGGAAGAAAAAGGCAAGAACAGTTtcaggaaaaaatagcaaaaagagaagtaaagaaaAGACGTCAAGAATTAGAGTATCAAGTTAAAGCAGAATTGGAAAGTATGCCTCCAAGAAAGAGTTTACGTTTGCAAGGTCTAGCTCAGTCCACCACAGTAGAAATAGTTCCTGTTCAAGTACCACTACAAGCCTCAGCATCACCGGCAAAAGATaaaatagtatctacctcagaAGATTTAAGATTGAAAAAAGCCAGTGACTCCTCTGTTAAACGAAGGCCAATAGTAACTCCTGGTGTAACAGGATTGAGAAATTTGGGAAATACTTGCTATATGAATTCTGTCCTGCAAGTGTTgagtcatttacttatttttcgacaatgttttttaaaacttgatcTGAACCGATGGCTGGCTGTGACAGCTAGTGATAAAACAAGATCATCTTATAAGCATCCTCCAGATACAGTATATCAAATGACTGaatgccaagaaaaagaaacaggctcTGTTTGCTCCAGACATCCAAGCTTATCATCAGGACTAAGTGGTGGAGCATCAAAGAGTAGAAAGATGGAACTTATTCAGCCAAGGGAGCCAAGTTCACAATATATTTCTCTCTGTCATGAATTGCATACTTTGTTCCAAGTCATGTGGTCTGGAAAGTGGGCCTTGGTTTCACCATTTGCTATGCTTCACTCAGTATGGAGACTAATTCCTGCTTTTCGTGGTTACGCCCAACAAGATGCTCAGGAATTTCTTTGTGAGCTTTTGGATAAAATACAACATGAACTAGAGACAACTGGTACCAGGTTACCAGCTCTTATCCCCACTTCTCAAAGGAAACTTATCAAACAGGTTCTGAATGTTGTGAATAACATTTTTCATGGACAACTTCTTAGTCAg gTTACATGTCTTGCATGTGACAACAAATCAAACACCATAGAACCTTTCTGGGACTTGTCACTGGAATTTCCAGAAAGATACCAATGCAGTGGAAAAGATACTGCTTCCCAGCCATGTCTGGTTACTGAAATGTTGGCTAAATTCACAGAAACCGAAGCTTTAGAAGGAAAAATCTACGTATGTGACCAATGTAATT CAAAGCGTAGAAGGTTTTCCTCAAAACCAGTTGTACTCACAGAAGCCCAAAAACAGCTTATGATTTGCCACCTACCTCAGGTTCTCAGACTACATCTCAAACGATTCAG GTGGTCAGGACGTAATAATCGAGAGAAGATTGGTGTTCATGTTGGCTTTGAAGAAATCTTAAACATGGAGCCCTATTGCTGCAGGGAATCCCTGGAATCCCTCAGACCAGAATGTTTTATCTATGACTTATCTGCTGTAGTAATGCACCACGGGAAAGGATTTGGCTCAGGACACTACACTGCCTACTGTTACAATTCCGAAGGAG GGTTCTGGGTACACTGCAATGATTCCAAGCTAAGCATGTGCACTATGGATGAAGTATGCAAGGCCCAAGCTTATATCTTGTTTTATACCCAGCGAGTTACTGAGAATGGACATTCTAAACTCTTGCCTGCAGAACTCCTGTCTGGTAGCCAACATCCCAGTGAAGAAGCTGATACCTCTTCTAATGAAATCTTTAGCTGA